In Trichoderma asperellum chromosome 1, complete sequence, a single window of DNA contains:
- a CDS encoding uncharacterized protein (EggNog:ENOG41~SECRETED:SignalP(1-19)), giving the protein MRDTAYTYALIMPKLTCKQPRSNKLSYDLRECIGSSRPSPFQLKCHPAVLSLPEFAWVTVIHGLIYRIPIPNIKVTTTLLCLTPSSKIRFKQQSLRTLESIVFLIPAMQFLLKVSVVLALASSAIAGQCSNHNKGAHKLDCVSKSELSQHGSDYCDTHWDTKSGTWSNFADSSGHTANIGMVGLFSSKAACKSAFAEIVDSCYNGWDGGAWVAYGTLLHINFCKWGSDDKAPKEEL; this is encoded by the exons ATGCGTGATACTGCATATACTTATGCACTCATTATGCCAAAG CTCACATGTAAACAGCCTAGATCAAACAAACTAAGTTATGATCTCCGTGAGTGTATCGGGAGCTCCCGTCCGAGCCCATTCCAGCTCAAGTGCCACCCGGCAGTCCTCTCGCTGCCTGAGTTTGCGTGGGTCACTGTGATCCATGGATTGATCTACCGCATACCG ATTccaaatataaaagttactACCACGCTCCTATGCCTTACACCATCGTCCAAAATCCGATTCAAACAGCAATCTCTTCGCACACTTGAGTCAATAG TTTTTCTTATACCAGCCATGCAGTTTCTTCTGAAAGTCTCTGTTGTCCTTGCGCTTGCTTCAAGCGCCATTGCCGGTCAGTGCTCCAACCACAATAAGGGAGCACACAAGTTGGATTGTGTCAGTAAGAGTGAGCTATCTCAGCATGGTAGTGACTATTGCGACACTCATTGGGACACAAAATCCGGCACCTGGTCGAATTTTGCCGACAGCAGCGGACACACCGCCAATATCGGAATGGTTGGATTGTTCTCCTCTAAGGCGGCTTGCAAGTCGGCCTTCGCGGAAATAGTTGATAGCTGCTACAATGGCTGGGATGGAGGTGCCTGGGTGGCGTATGGGACCTTACTGCACATCAATTTCTGCAAGTGGGGATCGGATGATAAAGCACCAAAGGAGGAATTGTAA